Part of the Cryptosporangium arvum DSM 44712 genome, GACGGTGTCGTAGACCATCGCGATGCCCTGGTCGGCCAGCGCTTGGAGCGCCGATCCGAGCCCGTCGAGGTCGTCGCCGATGCCGACGTTGTGCTGGGCGTAGCTCTCGGTGCTCAGGTACTCGGTGAGCAGGTCGACCTTGCCGCCCTTGAGCACGTTCTCGACGAAGCCGGCCACCAGTTCCCGGTTGGCGTCGGTCTGGTCCAGGTCGGTGACCTCGGTGGGGCCATCGGTCTGCGAGCGGCCGGACACCGTCTCGGCGACGACCGGAGTGAGCGCGTCCCAGTGCTCGGCGAGCTTGCCGTCGACCACCCGGAAGATGTCGAACGCGACGAGCGGGTCGGGACCGAAACCGTGGTAGGTGCCGTGCAGGGCGACCAGGTCACCGTCGGCGACGACCCGGTGCAGGTCGTAGCGGAAGCCGTCGGGCAGGTTCTCGACGAGCCCGCGGATGCCCGCGGGGCCGTCGGCGGCGAGGCTGCTGTGCTGGACGTAACCGGGGGAGACCCAGCGGTCGACGGCGGTCGCGTCCTTGTCGCCGAACAGCTCTCCGGCGGCGGTCAGAACGACGTTCTTGGTGGTGGTCATGATTTCACTCTCCTGTTCCGTTGGTCCCAACATAGGAGAGGGACAGTGATGTGACCGGGTACGGTGGTGACTTGTGATGGTCAAAAACCGACAGGCTATCCGGGAACTCGGTTTCGCCGCGCCGGCTGGGATCCCCCGTGGCGTCGAGGTCCTGAGCTTGGCGCAGTTCCGGTCCCGGGTCGTGTCCGGTCCGCCGCAGCGGCCGACCTTCCATCACCTGCTGACGATCGAGCGCGGTTCGTTGCGGCACACGGTCGACTTCACCGGCTACACCGTGGCATCGGGAGGCTGGCTGTGGGTGCGGCCGGGGCAGGTGCAGCAGTGGGGCGAGCTCGGTGACGTCGGCGGCACGCTCATCCTGTTCGAACCCGATTTTCTCGACTCCGGCACGGTGACGGCGGCGCGGCTCCGGGACGCCCACGCCCCGGTCGTCTACCAGCCGGCCGAGGACGACCGGCAGCGGCTCACCGACGCGATCGTGCACCTCACTCGGGCGTTCGAGGCGCCGGGCAGTCTGCCGCTCGACATCCGTCAGATCGTCCTGCGGCACCTGCTCGCGGTACTGCTGCTGCGGCTGGCGTTCGTCCCGGGCGACAGCGCGCCGGAGCCGAGCGACACGTTCCTGCGCTTCCGCGACGCGGTCGAGCACGCGTTCGTGCGCACCCGGCGGCTGGAGGACTACGCGCGCCTGCTCGGTTACTCCAGCCGCACGCTGTCCCGCGCCACCCGGGCGGCAGTGGGAATCAACGCGAAGGACTTCATCGACCAGCGCGCGGTGCTGGAAGCCAAGCGTCTGCTCGCGCACAGCGATCAGACCGCCGCGCAGGTCGCGGCTCGGCTCGGCTTCAGCAGTGCCACGAACTTCACCAAGTACTTCCACCAGCGAACGGGGACCACGCCGATCGCCTTCCGTGCCGCGCTGCGCGGCTAGGACCTGGTGGGAAAGCTGGTCGGCATAGGCGTTCGTTCGCCCACGCCACGGTAACCGGCGGTCCCCGTGTCGCCGACCCGAAGGGCGTCGTGGTTCCCGCCCCGGCGACGGGCGCAGTCGGTGAGGTCTCCTGGGTGGCGGCCCGGGGTCAGGAACCGGCCACGTTCGTGGGCGCGGTCCAACCCGTAGCTCGGATCCGCTGGGCCATGTCCAGGGCGGCCGGCTCGATCGGGCGCACCACCGCGAGGTCTGAAGGGTGTTCCGGCAGTGACGCGAACTGGCGGAACATTGCCCGGTCGAGCTCCGGAACGCCTACCGTCGCGCCGTCCCAGACCTGAGCAGCCGGCCCAAGCCGGGAAACGTGTCGAACGGCGTGCCGACGATCTCGCCGCGCGCGAATAGCCCGACGTCGAAGCTGGTAAGGAGTAGACCGTCGCTCAACTCGCTGCCGGAGTAGTACAGCCCGTACGCGTGAGCGGCCCGACGTGATGCCCTCCGCGAGGGTCAGGCCCAACCGTCGAGGTAGCCCGCCGGTTTCCGGGTCGACGCCGAGCGCAGCCTGAACGGCGTCCTGGTGCACGCACGTTTCGAGCAGGGCAGTTCCCCACGTGGTCTCGCGGTCGTGGGCTCTGGCCGACTGGATGCGTACCCGGGGTGACCGCGCGGGACCGAGCGAGAGGTCTCTGGTCAGGAGCAGCGGCGGTGTGCCCATGGTTCGGCTCGGACCTCGGACACAACCCATAAGCACATGGCCTTCGGGCCTGGCTTCGGCCGTGACGGTTCGCCGGCTGGGATGGTAAGTCAAATCCAGATTCAGGCTCCGGTAGACCTGTGCCCGGTCGGCCGGGTCGGAGTCGATCAGGATGCGGCGGATGCCGCCTAGTGCACTGACCAGCGCGTTTATGTCCTCGCTGTTCATCCTCGTTCGGCCGGTCAGCTCTCGGATCCGCGCCTCGGCTCGCACACGCTCGGCCTGGACTTCGGCGGTCCACTGCTGGATGAGTACCGGGTCGGTGCCGGCTTCCAGAGCGGCGCGGTAACGCTGGAGGCGCTGTCCGCACGACTGGATGGCTTCCTTCGCCGCGGCGAGCGCAGCGTCGTCGGTAGTGTCCTCGGCTTCGCTCATCGCGGTGAGCGTCTCGGTTAGCTTGGCCGGTGCGAATGCCTGGCTGAGCCACTCGTCGACCGGGCCGGCGAGGACGTCCTCCCGGAGGTAGACCGTCTTCGGGTGCTCAACGTGGTTGGCGGCGGCGTAGTCGGCCGGGTAGCGACACCGGTAGTGGTTGCGGCCGTTGTTGAAGTTGCCCTGCATCAGCCGGCCGCATAGCCCGCACCGAACTCGGCCGGAGAACAGGTAGTGCCGCTGCATGGTGCGTGTCTTGCGAACGTTGGGCCGGCGGGCTCCCGCGGCCGTAAGCGTTTGGACGCCTTCGAAGTCCTCGGGCGTGACGATCGCGGGATGCGTCGGCTTGGTCGACCAAATCCAGGTGTCCTTGTCATTCCAGCGCATCTTGGTCTCGTGGCCGAGTGCGACGTCTTCGACATCGATGAGGACCTCGTCTTTGCGCTGCTTGTTCCAGACCTCACGGCCTGTATACCGAGGATTCAGCAGGATCGCGCGGACGGCGGATTTGCTCCACGCGACTCCGGTTCGGTGGCTGTTGCGCTTCCGGTCGTGGGCGGAGGGGCACGGGATGCCGTCTCGGGCGAGTCCCTGGGCGATGGCGAAGAACCCGCGGCCGTCGAGGTACTCCGCGAATATGCGGATGACGACGGGCGCGGCGACCGGGTCGATCTCCAGCACGTGTAGACGCTTGCCGTCGGCAGCCTTCGCGGGATTCGGGTGCGGGCCGGCGTCGCCGAGCCGGTAGCCGTAGGGCGGGCGACCCGCGAGATAGCGGCCTTCGGTCGCTGCCTGCGCAGCCATCGTCGAACGAACGCGAATCTTGATCCGGTTGCGCTCGCCTTTGCTCATGCCGCCGTAGATCTGCATGACGAGGTCGTGCGCGTCGCTTCCTGGGTCGATCGCTCCGCCGACCTCGGGCACCCACAGCTCGACGCCGTAGTGCACGAAGAGCGGAAACGTCAGCCCGAACTGGTTGCCGTAGAACGCGCACTGCGGTTCGCCGATGACGACGGCCTCGAAGCCTCGTTTCGGGTCCCGGATCGCCGCCAGCAGCTCGGCGGCACGGGGCCGGCGCGACCATGGCAGCGACCGGGACATCCCGATGTCGAGGAACTCGGCCACGATCTCGCCACCGACCGGAGCGATCAGCGCCTCTGACCGCGACCGCTGCCAGAGTCGAGACGCTTCCGGGTCTTGCTGGTCCTCGGTCGAGACTCGGCCGGCGAATGCGAACCTCACGCGGACTCCTCGGGTCGGCCGCGCCGTGCGGCGGCTGAGCGGATGAGGCGAAGGAGTGCTGCGGCGGCCCGGGGCGACAGCACGGGAGGCTGATCGGGCATCGTCACCCGGATCAGCATCCCCAGGTCGAGGCGAGCTACGTGGCCGATTCACGTTTGCCGGTGGACGCTCTCGTCGCGCAGTCCGGCCACGCCGACCTGCTCGTGCTCGGTACCCACGGGTGGGGAGGGCTGGCCGGCCTGGTTCATGGCTCAGTCACTCAGGACGCGTTCGCACGCGCGAATTGCCCGATTGTGGTCATCCGCGAACCGCACGACAGAGTCGTCTGACGTATTACTGCGGAAATCCGCTGCGGACAGGATCGGTTGCGGGGCACCTGCCCAGCGAACGGAGGCTCCGATGGCGAATGCCGAGAACGAAGACAACCTGTTCAGCTCGCCCCCCGTGTGGTGACAGGCGATGCTGCGATTCACGATTCTTGGACCGGTGAGTATCCGGCACGGGGATGCCGAGGCGGAGATCGGCGGGCGGCAGCCCCGGGTGGTGCTCGCGCTGCTGCTGTCGGCGGCCGGTTCCAGCGTGAGCGTGTCCGAGATCGTCGATACGCTCTGGGAGGAGGATCCGCCCCTCAGTGCGGTGAACGTCGTCCACCGGTTCATCGGGATGTTGCGACGCGTGATCGAGCCGGACCTACCGGTGCGGACGGCCGGCAACTACATCGTGCGCAGTGCGGCGGGATACCGGCTCCGGGCCGATGCACAAACGCTGGATCTGCTTCGCTTCCGGGCGCTGGCCGGCCAAGCGAGACAAACCGTCGAGCCGGATGGGGCGATCCGTCTCTACGCTGAAGCGCTCAGATTGTGGCAGGGACCGTCGGCCGCCGGGCTCGAGACGGTCTCCCGAATCCATCCAGCCTTTCTCGCGATCGATGCCGAATGCTCACTGGTCGCGCGCGAAGCCGCCGACCTCGCGCTGCGCCACGGTCTGCTGACCCCGGTGATCCCGGCGTTGCGCCGGGCCGCGCGGCTCAGCCCGTTGGACGAGGCGCTACAGGCGCGACTCGTCCTCGCGTTGGCGGCCGACGGCAGGCAGTCGGAGGCCATGGCGACGTTTCACGCGGTGCGTCGACGATTGGACGACGAACTGGGCATCGACCCGTCGCCGGAATTGCTGGACGCGTACGAGCGCCTCCTGCACCAACGAGCCCTACCGCCGTCAGCGCCGGCGGACCGCCCGTCCGTCCCCATGCAGCTGCCGGCCGATCATCCGTTTTTCAGCGGCCGGGCAGCGGAACTGGTCCGGGCCAGGGCACTCCTCGGAGAGGATCAGCGACAGGCCCGGCCCATCGTCGCGCTGGCGATCGATGGGATGCCCGGCGTCGGGAAGACCACCTTCGCTGTGCATCTCGGGCACCAATTGACAGCGGACTACCCGGACGGTCAGCTCTATGCCGACCTCCGCGGCTTCAGCGACGAGGGTGCGGCGATGGCGCCGGCCGAGGCGC contains:
- a CDS encoding nuclear transport factor 2 family protein, with the protein product MTTTKNVVLTAAGELFGDKDATAVDRWVSPGYVQHSSLAADGPAGIRGLVENLPDGFRYDLHRVVADGDLVALHGTYHGFGPDPLVAFDIFRVVDGKLAEHWDALTPVVAETVSGRSQTDGPTEVTDLDQTDANRELVAGFVENVLKGGKVDLLTEYLSTESYAQHNVGIGDDLDGLGSALQALADQGIAMVYDTVHRVIAEGNFVLTVSEGTFGPTRTAFYDLFRVDAGRIVEHWDVTPEIPATLPHGNGLF
- a CDS encoding helix-turn-helix domain-containing protein, producing the protein MVKNRQAIRELGFAAPAGIPRGVEVLSLAQFRSRVVSGPPQRPTFHHLLTIERGSLRHTVDFTGYTVASGGWLWVRPGQVQQWGELGDVGGTLILFEPDFLDSGTVTAARLRDAHAPVVYQPAEDDRQRLTDAIVHLTRAFEAPGSLPLDIRQIVLRHLLAVLLLRLAFVPGDSAPEPSDTFLRFRDAVEHAFVRTRRLEDYARLLGYSSRTLSRATRAAVGINAKDFIDQRAVLEAKRLLAHSDQTAAQVAARLGFSSATNFTKYFHQRTGTTPIAFRAALRG
- a CDS encoding recombinase family protein, yielding MRFAFAGRVSTEDQQDPEASRLWQRSRSEALIAPVGGEIVAEFLDIGMSRSLPWSRRPRAAELLAAIRDPKRGFEAVVIGEPQCAFYGNQFGLTFPLFVHYGVELWVPEVGGAIDPGSDAHDLVMQIYGGMSKGERNRIKIRVRSTMAAQAATEGRYLAGRPPYGYRLGDAGPHPNPAKAADGKRLHVLEIDPVAAPVVIRIFAEYLDGRGFFAIAQGLARDGIPCPSAHDRKRNSHRTGVAWSKSAVRAILLNPRYTGREVWNKQRKDEVLIDVEDVALGHETKMRWNDKDTWIWSTKPTHPAIVTPEDFEGVQTLTAAGARRPNVRKTRTMQRHYLFSGRVRCGLCGRLMQGNFNNGRNHYRCRYPADYAAANHVEHPKTVYLREDVLAGPVDEWLSQAFAPAKLTETLTAMSEAEDTTDDAALAAAKEAIQSCGQRLQRYRAALEAGTDPVLIQQWTAEVQAERVRAEARIRELTGRTRMNSEDINALVSALGGIRRILIDSDPADRAQVYRSLNLDLTYHPSRRTVTAEARPEGHVLMGCVRGPSRTMGTPPLLLTRDLSLGPARSPRVRIQSARAHDRETTWGTALLETCVHQDAVQAALGVDPETGGLPRRLGLTLAEGITSGRSRVRAVLLRQRVERRSTPYQLRRRAIRARRDRRHAVRHVSRLGPAAQVWDGATVGVPELDRAMFRQFASLPEHPSDLAVVRPIEPAALDMAQRIRATGWTAPTNVAGS
- a CDS encoding universal stress protein codes for the protein MGHRHPDQHPQVEASYVADSRLPVDALVAQSGHADLLVLGTHGWGGLAGLVHGSVTQDAFARANCPIVVIREPHDRVV